In Astatotilapia calliptera unplaced genomic scaffold, fAstCal1.2 U_scaffold_1, whole genome shotgun sequence, one DNA window encodes the following:
- the LOC113017202 gene encoding tripartite motif-containing protein 16-like protein, producing MAQKGVQLDRETFSCSICLDLLKDPVTIPCGHSYCRNCIKRFWDEEDRKGIHSCPQCRKTFIPRPVLEKNIVLANLVEQLKKTGLQAAPADHCYAGPEDVENICSCHDEVMKIFCRTDQQSICYLCLMDEHKDHETVPAAAERTEKQKELEVRRLNIQQRIQEREKDVKLLQQEVEAINGSADKTLEDSEKMFTELIRLLQKRSSDVKQQVRSQQETEVSRVKELQEKLEQEIAELKRKDGELEQLSHTEDNNQFLHNYPSLSALSESTHSSSINIRPLRYFEDVTAAVSETRDKLQDILREEWTNISLTVTEVDVLLSPPEPKTRAGFLKYSHEITLDPNTAHRRLLLSEENRKVTKNNQQQSYSDHPDRFIGCFQVLSRESLTGRCYWEVEWRGRGICVAVTYKNISRKKDFNECFFGYNDKSWALRCDTNSYKFWHNKVQTHLSGPRSSRVGVYLDHRAGILSFYSVSETMTLLHRVQTTFTQPLYAGLFPYYSDGVTAELIKVK from the exons ATGGCACAGAAAGGAGTTCAGCTCGACCGAGAAACCTTCTCTTGTTCCATCTGTTTGGATCTGCTGAAGGATCCCGTGACTAttccctgtggacacagctactgcagGAACTGTATTAAACGTTTCTGGGATGAAGAGGACAGGAAgggaatccacagctgccctcagtgcagGAAGACTTTCATACCGAGGCCTGTCCTGGAGAAAAACATTGTGTTAGCAAATTtagtggagcagctgaagaagactggactccaagctgctccagctgatcactgctatgctggacctgaagatgtg GAGAACATCTGCTCTTgtcatgatgaggtgatgaagattttctgtcgtactgatcagcagagtatctgttatctctgctTGATGGATGAACATAAAGACCATGAAACAgtcccagctgcagcagaaaggactgagaagcagaaggagctCGAGGTGAGACGactaaacatccagcagagaatccaggagcgagagaaagatgtgaagctgcttcaacaggaggtggaggccatcaatgGCTCTGCTGATAAAACACTGGAGGACAGTGAGAAGatgttcactgagctgatccgtctcctccagaaaagaagctctgatgtgaagcagcaggtcagatcccagcaggaaactgaagtgagtcgagtcaaagagcttcaggagaagctggagcaggagatcgctgagctgaagaggaaagacggcgagctggagcagctctcacacacagaggataaCAACCAAtttctacacaactacccctcactgtcagcactcagtgagtctacacactcatccagcatcaatattCGTCCTCTGAGgtactttgaggatgtgacagcagctgtgtcagagaccagagataaactacaggacattctgagagaggaatggacaaacatctcactgacagtcactgaagtggatgttttactgtcaccaccagagccaaagaccagagctggattcttaaaatattcacatgaaatcacactggatccaaacacagcacacagacgTCTGTTATTATCTGAGGAgaacagaaaagtaacaaaaaataaccaacaacagtcttattctgatcatccagacaggtTCATTGGATGTTTTCAGGTTCTGAGTAGAGAGAGTCTGACTggacgttgttactgggaggtggagtggagagggagaggaatttGTGTAGCAGTCACCTACAAGAATATCAGCAGAAAAAAGGACTTCAATGAATGTTTTTTTGGATACAATGACAAATCTTGGGCATTACGCTGTGACACAAACAGTTACAAATTTTGGCACAACAAAGTCCAAACTCACCTCTCAGGTCCTCGGTcctccagagtaggagtgtacctggatcacagagcaggtattctgtctttctacagcgtctctgaaaccatgactctcctccacagagtccagaccacattcactcagccgctctatgctggaCTTTTTCCTTATTACTCTGATGGAGTCACTGCAGAGTTGATTAAAGTCAAATAG